TCGTGGTGGCGACAAAAATTCCCCCTATCTCCTGTACGCCGAAGCCGATATTCGGTTGCACTGGGCACTGCTGCACCTTCGGTTTGAAGAGTATTTCACGGCTTTCACAGAAGTCAACAAGGCTTTCAAATTGCTGAATAAGAACCGGGAGCAATTTCCTGATTTCATGCCCAACCTCAAAGATCTCGGCATCCTGCACGCTGCCGTAGGCACCATTCCTGACAACTACAAATGGGGCGTGGAATGGCTGACAAGTCTGGAAGGCGATATCGGACAGGGACAGCGGGAGATTGAGCAATTGCTGGCTTATGCCAAAAACAATCCCTTCCCTTTCGAGGCCGAAACGACGGTGCTTTACGCATTTTTGCTGCTCCATCTGGGCAATGAAAAAGACAAAGCCTGGGAAGTGATCAATACCCATGTCCTGGAACCTCATGTCAATCCATTGCATTGTTTTGTGATGGCCAACCTGGCGATGCGCACCGGTCATAACGATGAAGCCATTAAACTGCTTGAAAACCGCCCGCAAAGCAGGACTTTCCTTCCGATGCCCTACCTGGAATTTATGCTGGGCCTGGCCAAACTCCGACGCCTGGATCACGATACAGGTAAGCATTTCCAAGCCTACCTCAATACTTTTAAAGGCAGGCATTTCATCAAGGAAGCCTGGCAGAAACTCGCCTGGTCTGCCCTGCTTGACGGAAACACTGAGGGGTATAAATCTTATTTGCAAAACTGCCTCACAAAAGGTATTGCCTCCTCGGGAAGCGATAAAAATGCCCTGAAGGAAGCCCAATCAGGCCAACTTCCGGACCTCCGCTTGTTCAAGGCGCGCCTGCTCTTTGATGGAGGGTATTACAATAAGGCCTATGATTTGCTGAAAAATCAAAAAACGGAAGACTTCCCTGATAAATATTCCCAACTCGAGTACACCTACCGGCTGGGGCGTATTCTCCAGGGACTCGAAAGAAATACAGAGGCCATTCATTATTATAACATGACCATCAACTCGGGCAGAAATGAATCCTGGTTTTTCGCCTGTAATGCCGCCCTGCAAACGGGCATCATTTACGAAACCACCCACAAAAAACAGGAAGCCATCCGTGCCTACCAGTTATGCCTTTCCATTTCTCCGGACGAATATGAAACCGGGTTACATCAGCAGGCGAAGGCAGGGTTGGGAAGGCTTAAAGGTTAGGTGAATCCCCCATGGCTATTTGGCGCTCTTACATAAATTTCAATCTCTACCGTTCACTCTTTTGTGTCACGGTGATGGAACGAAGCGACTTACCCTAAAATTATTCCTCCGTCATTTTCATTTTCTCTGCATTGTCGGCAACCTGGAGCGATTCGATGATTTCACCGATCTGGCCGGCAACGATCTGATCCAGGTTGTACAAAGTCAGGTTGATGCGGTGGTCGGTGACCCTGTTTTGAGGATAATTGTAGGTGCGGACTTTCCCGGAACGGTCTCCTGTTCCCACCAAAGACCTTCGCTTGGCCGCCGTTTCTGATTCGTGCGCCTCTTTTTGCTGGTCATATATTTTGATATAAAGGCGTTGCAGGGCGATCTCCCTGTTTTTGATCTGGGAGCGACCATCCTGGCTTTCAGAAACGATCCCCGTGGGAAGGTGGGTAAAACGGACGCCGGACTCTGTTTTGTTTACGTGCTGTCCTCCTGCGCCACTTGAACGGAAAGTATCCACCTTCAGGTCTGTCTTTTTGATATTGACGTCTTCCATTTCCAGTTTCGGGAATACGGCTACGGTGGCGGCGGAGGTGTGTACACGGCCCTGGGATTCCGTTTTAGGTACCCGCTGAACGCGATGTGCCCCGGATTCGTATTTTAGTTTTCCATAAACATCCTCGCCTGAAATTTCAAGCGCAATCTTATTGTACCCCCCGACAGTTCCCTCGTTGATATTGATGATCTCTACCTTCCAGCCCTGATCCTCGAAATACTTGGAATACATCTTATAAAGGTCCCCGGCAAAAATACTCGCCTCGTCGCCCCCTGTGCCTGAGCGAATCTCAAAGATCACATCTTTGGAATCTTCGGGATCTTTGGGGATGAGCAAAATTTTCAACTTTTCTTCCCATTCTTCTTTCAAGGGCAGCAATTCTTCCAGCTCCGAGCTGGCCATTTCCCTCATTTCGGGGTCGCTTTCTTTAAGCATTTCCCTGGAGGTTGCTATGTTGCCCATAACTTCCTGATATTGGTAGGCCGCATCCACGATTTCCTTGAGGTCCTTATATTCCTTACTGATTTTTTTGTATTGGCTCATATCACTGAGTACATCAGGGTCGGCCATTTTTTCCTCCAGGTAATTAAATTTCTCTATGATTGATTCTAATTGATCGAGCATGATTTTAAATTAAAGTGTGAGCGAAAAATTCAAACGTTCTAAATTTGAATTTAGAAAATCGCAAAGGGCTACCAGGCCCTCTCTTTGAAAGAAAAGATTGGGAAACGCTAACGAAAAGGAATGATGTTTGAAAAAGTATTCATCCTGTTTTTATTTGCAGGTGCAAAAGTAGGGTTTTTGGGAGAACAAATCAAATTTTTATTGGCCGCTGTTTGAGAACCAAATCCGAGCATGTGTTATTTCAACGCAGCTCTTTCTGCCGCAATTTGCTCGTCGGCAATGTATTCATCAAAAGTTTTGAGCCGGTCAATAAAGCCGCCCGGGCTGAGTTCGATAATCCTGTTGGCCACAGTTTGGGTAAAAGTATGGTCATGGGAAGTAAACATGATCGTACCCTGGAAATTGATCAACGAATTATTGAGGGTGGTAATCGTTTCCATGTCCAGGTGGTTGGTCGGTTCATCGAACATGAGCACGTTGGCTTCTGCCAGCATCATTCTTGAAAACATGCAGCGCACCTTTTCTCCTCCTGACAAAACATTCGACTTTTTCAGGGTTTCATCACCTGAAAAAAGCATTTTACCGAGGAATCCGCGGATATACACCTCATCCTTATCTTCTGAGAAGGTACGGAGCCAGTCGATCAGCGTTTCATTGGCATTGAAAAAATGTTCGTTTTCCGTAGGCAGATAAGCCGTCGTAATGGTTTGTCCAAAAGTAAATTCTCCGGAATCCGGCTTCAGTTCCCCATTCAGTATTTTGAAAAGAGCGGTCAAAGCCAAACTGTTTTTTGACAGAAAAGCGATCTTGTCTCCTTTTTCCACATCAAAACTAAGATCCTTGAAATAAACCTCCCCGTTTACGGAACAGGTCAGGTTTTTCACGCTGAGAATCTGCTTGCCGGCATCCCTTTTTTGTGTCCAGACGATTCCCGGGTAACGCCTCGTTGAAGGCCGAATTTCATCGATATTGATCTTTTCCAGCATCTTCTTCCTGGCTGTTGCCTGCTTGGATT
This sequence is a window from Lewinellaceae bacterium. Protein-coding genes within it:
- the prfA gene encoding peptide chain release factor 1 encodes the protein MLDQLESIIEKFNYLEEKMADPDVLSDMSQYKKISKEYKDLKEIVDAAYQYQEVMGNIATSREMLKESDPEMREMASSELEELLPLKEEWEEKLKILLIPKDPEDSKDVIFEIRSGTGGDEASIFAGDLYKMYSKYFEDQGWKVEIININEGTVGGYNKIALEISGEDVYGKLKYESGAHRVQRVPKTESQGRVHTSAATVAVFPKLEMEDVNIKKTDLKVDTFRSSGAGGQHVNKTESGVRFTHLPTGIVSESQDGRSQIKNREIALQRLYIKIYDQQKEAHESETAAKRRSLVGTGDRSGKVRTYNYPQNRVTDHRINLTLYNLDQIVAGQIGEIIESLQVADNAEKMKMTEE